One window of Flavobacterium dauae genomic DNA carries:
- a CDS encoding tRNA1(Val) (adenine(37)-N6)-methyltransferase, giving the protein MFQFKQFTINQDRCAMKVGTDGVLLGAWTPLYNNPYRILDIGSGTGLIALMLVQRSFAEQIDAVEIDEEAFTQCVENFENSPWADRLYCYNASLEDFTEEFFEETTYDLIVSNPPFYSENYSSGDEKRDQARFTESLPFEQLIACTEGLLSENGILSVIIPYKEEANFIKLAAEYGLYPFKICRVQGTPESEIKRSMLAFTRIPAEIDLKKLIIETQRHQYTNEYIDLTKDFYLKM; this is encoded by the coding sequence ATGTTCCAATTTAAACAATTTACAATCAATCAAGATCGTTGTGCCATGAAAGTTGGAACCGACGGTGTTTTGTTAGGTGCTTGGACTCCTTTATACAACAATCCGTACCGCATTTTAGACATTGGTTCCGGCACCGGATTAATTGCCTTAATGCTGGTTCAGCGTTCTTTTGCCGAACAAATCGACGCCGTAGAAATTGACGAAGAAGCTTTTACACAATGTGTAGAAAACTTTGAAAACAGTCCTTGGGCTGACCGTTTGTATTGCTACAATGCCTCGTTAGAGGATTTTACGGAAGAATTTTTTGAAGAAACCACTTACGATTTAATTGTTTCGAATCCGCCTTTTTACTCTGAAAACTATTCCTCTGGCGATGAGAAAAGAGATCAAGCTCGATTTACAGAATCTTTACCTTTTGAGCAATTAATCGCTTGTACAGAAGGTTTACTAAGCGAAAACGGAATTTTATCTGTCATTATTCCTTATAAAGAAGAAGCAAATTTTATTAAACTAGCTGCTGAATACGGTTTGTATCCTTTTAAAATTTGTCGTGTTCAAGGAACTCCAGAATCCGAAATAAAACGTTCTATGCTGGCTTTTACTCGAATTCCTGCTGAAATCGACCTTAAAAAATTGATTATCGAAACACAACGACATCAATATACCAATGAATACATCGATTTGACCAAAGATTTTTATTTAAAAATGTAA
- a CDS encoding O-acetylhomoserine aminocarboxypropyltransferase/cysteine synthase family protein gives MSTPKFSTQTLHAGHNVKETLGTRAVPIYQTTSYVFEDADDAAEKFNLTKPGYIYTRLNNPTNQILEERLAAIEGGIGAVVTSSGTSAIATTLLTLLKSGDHIVASSSLYGGTYNLLHVTLPRFGITTTFVDPDDVTNFENAIQENTRAIFGESLGNPKLDVLDIEGIAAISKKHRIPFIVDNTVATPYLLNPIAYGANIVIHSLTKYITGNGTSLGGAIIDGGNFDWSSGKFPEFTEPSLGYHGLIYHEALGNAAFIAKIRIEGLRDLGAALSPFNAFQIIQGLETLDIRIQKHSSNALLLAKWLQNQEEVAWVNYPGLTDHKDYEKGQKYLSKGQNGLLTFGLKGGFEAAKTVVNNSKLFSLLANIGDTKSLIIHPASTTHQQLSKTEQIATGVTPDLIRVSVGLEDISDLQNDLKVAFSKLTANISI, from the coding sequence ATGAGTACACCAAAATTTTCGACCCAAACTTTACACGCAGGTCACAATGTAAAAGAAACTTTAGGAACACGTGCGGTTCCAATTTATCAAACAACTTCTTATGTTTTTGAAGACGCAGACGATGCTGCCGAAAAATTCAATTTAACAAAACCGGGATATATTTATACTCGATTAAATAATCCTACAAATCAAATCTTAGAAGAACGTTTAGCCGCAATCGAAGGCGGAATTGGTGCTGTGGTAACTTCTTCCGGAACTTCTGCTATTGCAACCACTTTGCTTACCTTATTAAAAAGCGGAGATCACATTGTAGCTTCAAGCAGTTTATATGGCGGAACCTACAATTTATTGCATGTTACCTTACCGCGTTTTGGAATTACAACCACTTTTGTGGATCCGGATGATGTAACGAATTTCGAAAACGCCATTCAAGAAAACACGCGTGCTATTTTTGGAGAAAGTCTAGGAAATCCAAAATTAGATGTTTTAGATATTGAAGGAATTGCCGCTATCTCGAAAAAACACCGCATTCCGTTTATTGTAGATAATACAGTGGCGACGCCATATTTATTAAATCCGATTGCGTACGGCGCCAATATCGTAATTCACTCTTTAACAAAGTATATCACAGGAAACGGAACATCTTTAGGTGGAGCTATTATTGATGGAGGAAACTTTGATTGGAGCAGTGGAAAATTCCCTGAATTTACAGAACCTTCTCTGGGATATCACGGATTAATTTATCACGAAGCATTAGGAAACGCTGCTTTTATCGCAAAAATAAGAATTGAAGGTTTACGTGATTTAGGAGCAGCTTTAAGTCCTTTTAATGCTTTTCAGATTATTCAAGGTTTAGAAACTTTAGATATCCGCATTCAAAAACACAGCAGTAATGCATTGTTGTTGGCTAAATGGTTACAAAATCAAGAAGAAGTTGCTTGGGTAAATTATCCGGGATTGACAGATCATAAAGATTATGAAAAAGGGCAAAAGTATCTTTCTAAAGGTCAAAACGGATTGTTGACTTTCGGTTTAAAAGGCGGATTTGAAGCTGCAAAAACAGTTGTAAATAATTCCAAACTTTTTTCATTATTGGCGAATATCGGCGATACGAAATCATTAATTATTCATCCAGCTTCAACCACACACCAACAATTATCAAAAACCGAACAAATTGCAACAGGAGTTACTCCAGATTTAATTCGAGTTTCGGTAGGTTTAGAAGATATTTCGGATCTACAAAACGATTTAAAAGTTGCCTTTTCAAAATTAACAGCCAATATCAGTATATAA
- a CDS encoding DUF6252 family protein: MKKYFLFALMAVSLVSCEEELTTNTPTFEAMKSYDFWRATKITANFNNGDLVIIGANDSENVTLFIEDYELGKEYTLGTDNYNVATYSKVENDTVYHYSTSSSTGKGYIKLEPVENQTPGTISGTFYAEMVPVDPTLVLTETPVVNFNKGVFFRIPLVYPPAQPETPDPETPQP, from the coding sequence ATGAAAAAATACTTTTTATTTGCATTAATGGCAGTTTCACTAGTGTCTTGCGAAGAAGAATTAACTACAAATACTCCTACATTTGAAGCCATGAAAAGTTATGACTTTTGGCGTGCTACAAAAATAACTGCAAATTTTAATAATGGAGATCTTGTAATTATTGGTGCAAACGATTCGGAAAATGTTACTTTATTTATAGAGGACTATGAATTAGGTAAAGAATATACCTTAGGAACAGATAATTATAATGTTGCAACGTATTCTAAAGTAGAGAATGATACGGTTTATCATTACAGCACTTCGTCTTCAACAGGAAAAGGGTATATTAAGTTAGAACCGGTAGAAAATCAAACACCTGGAACAATTTCTGGAACATTTTATGCAGAAATGGTACCCGTTGATCCTACTTTGGTTTTAACAGAAACACCGGTTGTAAATTTTAATAAAGGCGTGTTTTTTAGAATTCCTTTAGTGTATCCACCAGCACAACCAGAAACACCAGATCCGGAAACACCGCAACCATAA
- a CDS encoding 30S ribosomal protein S16 — protein MSVKIRLQRHGKKGKPFYWVVAADARAKRDGKFLEKLGTYNPNTNPATIDLNVDAAAKWLFNGAQPTDTARAILSYKGALLKHHLNGGVRKGALTQEQADAKFAAWVEEKANKVGAKVSGLADNKAAARAAALQAEKEVNAKRIAAAQEAKAAAEAANAEEATPEVEENTEETEA, from the coding sequence ATGTCTGTAAAAATTAGATTACAAAGACACGGTAAAAAAGGAAAACCTTTTTACTGGGTAGTAGCTGCTGATGCACGCGCTAAAAGAGATGGTAAATTCTTAGAAAAATTAGGAACTTACAATCCAAACACTAACCCTGCAACAATTGACTTAAACGTTGATGCTGCTGCAAAATGGTTATTTAACGGTGCACAACCAACAGATACTGCACGTGCTATCTTATCTTACAAAGGTGCTTTATTAAAACACCACTTAAACGGAGGTGTACGTAAAGGAGCTTTAACTCAAGAACAAGCTGATGCTAAATTTGCTGCTTGGGTAGAAGAGAAAGCAAACAAAGTTGGTGCTAAAGTTTCTGGATTAGCTGACAATAAAGCTGCTGCAAGAGCCGCTGCATTACAAGCTGAAAAAGAAGTAAATGCAAAACGTATTGCTGCTGCACAAGAAGCTAAAGCTGCTGCTGAAGCTGCAAATGCAGAAGAAGCTACTCCAGAAGTAGAAGAAAATACAGAAGAAACAGAAGCTTAA
- the rimM gene encoding ribosome maturation factor RimM (Essential for efficient processing of 16S rRNA), whose protein sequence is MRKKDCFYLGKIAKKFSFKGEVLIFLDTDEPELYTELESVFVDINGHLIPFFIEKTSLHKEKFLRTQFEDMDSEEDADTIVGKDVYLPLSMLPKLEGNKFYYHEVVGLDAIDQRLGNFGTILRIVDNGVQALFEVQKDDAIILVPMIDEFIVEVNRENKSILFNTPEGLIDLYL, encoded by the coding sequence ATGCGTAAAAAAGATTGTTTTTATTTAGGTAAAATCGCAAAGAAATTTAGTTTCAAAGGCGAAGTCTTGATCTTTTTAGATACAGACGAGCCCGAATTGTACACAGAATTGGAATCGGTGTTCGTTGATATCAACGGACATTTGATTCCTTTTTTTATTGAAAAAACATCCCTTCACAAAGAAAAATTTCTACGTACACAGTTTGAAGATATGGATTCTGAAGAAGATGCAGACACCATTGTTGGAAAAGATGTTTATTTACCGCTTAGTATGCTTCCTAAATTAGAAGGAAACAAATTTTACTACCACGAAGTTGTTGGTTTAGATGCCATTGATCAGCGATTAGGCAATTTTGGGACTATTTTACGCATTGTAGATAACGGCGTACAAGCACTTTTTGAAGTACAAAAAGACGATGCCATTATTTTAGTTCCTATGATTGATGAGTTTATCGTGGAAGTAAACCGCGAAAACAAATCAATTCTTTTCAATACTCCGGAAGGATTGATTGATTTGTATCTTTAA
- the dnaE gene encoding DNA polymerase III subunit alpha, whose amino-acid sequence MYIIFDTETTGLPKDWNAPITDVDNWPRCIQIAWQLHDEMGNLVEHEDYLVRPEGFDIPYDSERIHGISTLLATEKGIDINTVLNKFNTALGKAKFVVGQNVGFDLNIMGAEFHRSGKTTPLNSMAVLDTCTEVTASLLKLPGGRGGRFKLPTLTELHEYLFAVPFGEAHNATADVEATTRCFFELIRKNVFSENELQQPAGYLQHFKEVNSQPFQLIGLKHINLKKASEEIRKQLEAAGVIKDDAEKTTITADVKKAYNEAVFAHLHNHTQFSVLQSTIDIGAMIKKSAKEKMSALAMTDHGNMMGAFKFVSAVLDHNKNAKKANEAAIENGEDPTETELKPIVGCEFFVCENHTDKSKKDNGYQVVLLAKNKKGYHNLAKLSSIASINGFYYVPRIDKQVLLQYKEDIIVLSGNLYGEVPSKILNIGEKQAEEALLWWKEHFKDDFYLEIMRHNQEDEDRVNKTLITFSKKHNVKLIATNNTYYLEKTDANAHDILLCVKDGEKQATPIGRGRGYRYGLPNQEYYFKTQDEMKALFKDLPEAIINIQEIVDKIEVYSLYRDILLPKFDIPAEFINPEDDIDGGKRGENAYLRYLTYEGAKRRYKEIDDIVTERLDFELKTVENSGYPGYFLIVQDFIAEARKMNVSVGPGRGSAAGSAVAYCLGITNLDPIKYDLLFERFLNPDRVSMPDIDIDFDDEGRGRVMDYVINKYGANQVAQIITYGKMATKSAIKDAARVLDLPLYESERIAKMIPTMMPSKWNLQRFLSESEEDIKKVLRSEEFDAVKELISVANQNDLLSETIQQAKIIEGSMRNTGIHACGVIITPDDITNFVPVQTAKDSDLYVTQFDNSVAESAGLLKMDFLGLKTLTLIKDTVAIIKQRTGLEIDPEEIPIDDVKTYELFQRGETVGVFQYESPGMQKYMRELKPTVFGDLIAMNALYRPGPLEYIPSFVRRKNGEEEITYDLDACEEYLKETYGITVYQEQVMLLSQKLAGFTKGEADVLRKAMGKKQKDVLDKMKPKFVEQAAAKGHEPKTLEKIWKDWEAFASYAFNKSHSTCYAWVAYQTAYLKAHYPAEYMAAVLSNNMNDIKSVTFFMEECRRMGLDVLGPDVNESHYKFAVNENYQIRFGMGAIKGVGEGAVNTIIEHRKDGNYKSIFDLAKRIDLRSANKKAFENLALAGGFDCFTDTHRAQYFYTEGDGITFLEKAMKYGGKYQDNENSAQVSLFGESSEVQIPEPVIPSCEEWTTMEKLAKEKDVVGIYISGHPLDDFKFEMKYFCNVRLEQLKQLESLVGRTVTFGGMISNVQFRTSAKGKDWAMFTVEGYDESYEMRMFNEDYLKYRHFLLNNTFVYFKVYVKEGWVKKETNERSEPRLQFVELKLLNEVIPTFAKKLIIQMDVRQLKEMQVEKIRLIMEQNPGNKSVVFEIFELEEVQNRLQAEAVQKLLVEEDETELQEGEEVNEPEINLPETQYVRKNMVEMPSKNMRIEISSDLLEELEKMQIPFRLN is encoded by the coding sequence ATGTATATAATTTTTGATACCGAAACAACTGGATTACCTAAAGATTGGAATGCACCTATTACCGATGTAGATAACTGGCCACGCTGCATACAAATTGCTTGGCAGTTACACGACGAAATGGGAAATTTAGTAGAACATGAAGATTATTTGGTAAGACCCGAAGGTTTTGATATTCCGTACGATTCTGAACGAATTCACGGAATCTCTACCTTATTGGCAACCGAAAAAGGTATTGATATTAATACCGTTCTAAACAAGTTTAATACGGCTTTGGGTAAGGCTAAATTTGTTGTAGGGCAAAATGTTGGTTTTGATTTAAATATTATGGGTGCCGAATTTCACCGTTCGGGTAAAACAACACCTTTAAATTCAATGGCGGTTTTGGATACGTGTACCGAAGTTACGGCGAGTTTATTAAAACTTCCCGGTGGTCGCGGTGGGCGTTTTAAACTGCCTACATTGACTGAGCTGCACGAATATTTGTTTGCTGTGCCTTTTGGCGAAGCACACAACGCAACTGCCGATGTGGAAGCTACAACTCGTTGTTTTTTTGAATTGATCCGCAAAAATGTTTTCAGTGAAAACGAATTACAACAACCAGCCGGATATTTACAGCATTTTAAAGAGGTAAATTCGCAGCCTTTTCAATTAATTGGGTTAAAACACATCAATCTTAAAAAAGCATCCGAAGAAATTCGTAAGCAGTTAGAAGCTGCGGGGGTTATTAAAGACGATGCTGAGAAAACAACCATTACAGCCGATGTAAAAAAAGCGTACAACGAAGCGGTTTTTGCACATTTACACAATCATACACAGTTTTCGGTTTTGCAATCAACTATCGATATTGGTGCAATGATCAAAAAATCGGCAAAGGAAAAAATGTCGGCTTTGGCAATGACCGATCACGGAAATATGATGGGGGCTTTTAAGTTTGTAAGTGCCGTTTTAGATCATAACAAAAATGCAAAGAAAGCCAACGAAGCTGCGATTGAAAATGGAGAAGATCCTACAGAAACCGAACTAAAACCTATTGTTGGTTGCGAGTTTTTTGTATGCGAAAATCATACCGATAAATCAAAAAAAGACAACGGTTATCAGGTTGTTCTGTTGGCAAAAAATAAAAAAGGATACCACAACCTTGCAAAACTATCGTCCATAGCATCAATCAACGGTTTTTACTACGTTCCGCGTATCGATAAACAGGTGCTTTTGCAATATAAAGAAGATATTATTGTGCTTTCGGGAAATTTATATGGCGAAGTACCAAGTAAGATTTTAAATATTGGTGAAAAGCAGGCAGAAGAGGCCCTTTTATGGTGGAAAGAACATTTTAAAGATGATTTTTATCTGGAAATCATGCGCCATAATCAAGAAGATGAAGATCGTGTAAATAAAACATTGATCACATTTTCTAAAAAGCACAACGTAAAATTAATTGCAACAAACAACACCTATTATTTAGAAAAAACCGATGCCAACGCACACGATATTTTACTGTGTGTAAAAGACGGTGAAAAACAGGCAACACCAATTGGTCGTGGACGCGGCTATCGTTACGGCTTGCCAAATCAAGAGTATTATTTTAAAACTCAAGACGAAATGAAGGCACTTTTTAAGGATCTGCCCGAAGCTATTATCAATATTCAGGAAATTGTGGATAAAATTGAAGTTTATTCGTTATATCGAGATATTTTGCTTCCAAAGTTTGATATTCCTGCTGAATTTATTAATCCGGAAGATGATATAGATGGAGGTAAACGAGGCGAAAATGCTTATTTACGCTATTTAACTTACGAAGGTGCAAAACGCCGATACAAAGAAATTGATGATATTGTTACCGAACGATTAGATTTTGAATTAAAAACAGTAGAAAATTCAGGTTATCCGGGATATTTCTTAATTGTTCAGGATTTCATTGCCGAAGCTCGTAAAATGAACGTATCGGTTGGTCCGGGGCGTGGATCTGCTGCTGGATCTGCGGTGGCTTATTGTTTGGGGATTACCAATTTAGATCCTATAAAATACGATTTGCTTTTTGAGCGTTTCCTGAATCCCGATCGTGTATCGATGCCCGATATCGATATTGATTTCGACGATGAAGGTCGTGGCCGTGTAATGGATTACGTAATTAACAAATACGGGGCAAATCAGGTGGCACAAATTATTACGTACGGTAAAATGGCAACAAAATCGGCAATTAAAGATGCGGCGCGTGTGTTGGATTTACCTTTATACGAATCGGAACGAATCGCCAAAATGATTCCGACAATGATGCCGAGTAAGTGGAATTTACAAAGGTTTTTATCAGAATCGGAAGAAGATATAAAGAAGGTTTTACGTTCAGAAGAATTTGATGCGGTTAAAGAATTAATCAGCGTTGCTAATCAGAATGATTTACTTTCGGAAACCATTCAACAGGCAAAAATCATCGAAGGATCTATGCGTAACACCGGAATTCACGCGTGTGGAGTAATTATTACTCCAGACGATATTACCAATTTCGTTCCTGTGCAAACCGCAAAAGATTCCGATTTATACGTAACCCAGTTCGATAACTCGGTTGCTGAAAGTGCCGGTTTGTTGAAAATGGATTTCTTGGGCTTAAAAACCCTTACCCTAATAAAAGATACTGTTGCTATTATAAAACAACGTACTGGTTTAGAGATCGATCCGGAAGAAATTCCTATTGACGATGTTAAAACCTACGAATTATTCCAACGCGGAGAAACGGTGGGAGTTTTTCAATACGAATCGCCCGGAATGCAGAAATACATGCGTGAGCTGAAACCAACGGTTTTTGGCGATTTAATTGCTATGAATGCTTTGTATCGCCCGGGACCGTTAGAATATATACCATCGTTCGTTCGAAGAAAAAATGGCGAAGAAGAAATTACGTACGATTTAGATGCGTGCGAAGAATATTTAAAAGAAACCTACGGAATTACCGTTTATCAAGAGCAAGTAATGCTTTTGTCACAAAAATTAGCTGGTTTTACCAAAGGTGAAGCCGATGTTTTGCGTAAGGCAATGGGTAAAAAGCAAAAAGATGTTTTGGATAAAATGAAGCCTAAATTTGTGGAGCAAGCGGCTGCAAAAGGGCACGAACCTAAAACATTAGAAAAAATCTGGAAAGACTGGGAAGCTTTTGCTTCGTATGCCTTTAACAAATCGCACTCAACCTGTTATGCGTGGGTGGCGTATCAAACCGCCTATTTAAAAGCGCATTATCCGGCAGAATATATGGCTGCGGTGCTTTCAAACAACATGAACGATATTAAGTCGGTTACGTTTTTTATGGAAGAATGCCGTAGAATGGGCTTAGATGTTTTGGGTCCCGATGTAAACGAATCGCACTATAAATTTGCGGTGAACGAGAATTATCAGATCCGCTTTGGAATGGGAGCGATAAAAGGAGTGGGCGAGGGTGCCGTGAATACCATTATTGAACATAGAAAAGACGGAAATTATAAATCGATTTTTGATCTGGCAAAACGAATCGATTTAAGATCAGCCAATAAAAAAGCATTTGAAAACTTGGCATTGGCAGGCGGTTTCGACTGTTTTACCGATACGCATCGTGCACAATATTTTTATACCGAAGGCGACGGAATTACCTTTTTAGAAAAAGCTATGAAATACGGTGGAAAGTATCAAGATAACGAAAATTCCGCTCAAGTTAGTTTGTTTGGTGAAAGTAGCGAAGTGCAAATTCCTGAACCTGTAATTCCAAGTTGCGAAGAATGGACAACGATGGAAAAACTGGCAAAAGAAAAAGATGTTGTAGGGATTTATATTTCGGGGCATCCGTTAGATGATTTTAAATTTGAAATGAAATATTTCTGCAATGTTCGTTTAGAGCAATTAAAACAGTTAGAATCTTTGGTGGGACGAACCGTAACTTTTGGTGGAATGATTTCAAATGTACAATTCAGAACATCGGCAAAAGGAAAAGACTGGGCTATGTTTACGGTAGAAGGATACGACGAAAGTTATGAAATGCGTATGTTTAATGAAGATTACCTGAAATACCGTCACTTTTTACTTAACAACACCTTTGTTTATTTTAAAGTATATGTGAAAGAAGGCTGGGTAAAAAAAGAAACGAATGAACGCTCAGAACCACGATTACAGTTTGTAGAATTAAAATTATTGAACGAAGTAATTCCAACATTCGCAAAAAAATTAATTATTCAAATGGATGTTCGCCAGTTAAAAGAAATGCAGGTAGAAAAAATACGGTTGATTATGGAACAAAATCCGGGAAATAAATCGGTGGTGTTTGAAATATTTGAATTAGAAGAAGTTCAAAACCGCTTACAGGCAGAAGCTGTTCAGAAGTTATTGGTTGAGGAAGACGAAACAGAACTTCAAGAAGGCGAGGAAGTCAACGAACCAGAGATAAATCTTCCCGAAACACAGTATGTTCGAAAAAATATGGTAGAAATGCCAAGTAAGAATATGCGTATTGAAATATCATCTGATTTATTAGAAGAATTGGAAAAAATGCAGATTCCGTTTCGTTTAAATTAA